A window from Paraburkholderia acidiphila encodes these proteins:
- a CDS encoding bifunctional diguanylate cyclase/phosphodiesterase — MNSISATLRRAFDYLCQDLLRRVEIRYRLIAAFILLALLPIIISGCISYVKSVAAIKENAEIFSKEVVRQVSRNVELRMQQIESESNLLVLSDRVQGALARAASGNAREKSEAREDMTRLLLEHYGSVDFINQKYLLDQKDQMLDTQAFAQLTTGVTALVGLAQESQERTYWGSYDDGVGQQNLGMVRAIYNKSDNTKIGSLVLVVRPEYFSTIFNDVAAGSGTEIYVFDASDNKIIVVPNHAASPNPGATPEPGLIEDIVRHRISGESSRFVNFAAQHGGHYLAAYARIPGTSWFVVSTIAEQSLTAEAQAVRNQIVVVGISGFLLSIFLACFISNSISAPLQDLVRRMHDTGEDAGALEHEGAQEEGSAGGPDELARLAQRFERMRAAIRQKIQKINEINASLEQTVVDRTAELVARERESRTLIENSPDTITRYDRELRRTFANPAFCTSAGCDLASVLGKRPSELPGGPNALVYERKIADVIATGKSAQFELRWAGKDGQEQCTHIRITPEIDRSGHVSSVLAVGRDLSDRMAFEATIWKQANFDALTGLPNRQLFHDRLTEEAALASRSGRRVALMLIDLDRFKEVNDSLGHDRGDVLLIEAGRRISASVRNLDTVARLGGDEFTVILPDLENMEAVEQTVRSINRKLTEPFKLGADEVYISASIGVTVFPDDTVELDALFKNADQAMYAAKNAGRNRFSYFTPDMQREAQTRLRLTSDLRAALPRNQLRLVYQPVVDLATGQVRKAEALIRWLHPERGMISPLEFIPLAEDTGLIIPIGDWVFREAVQQARLWREQYDPSFQISVNMSPVQVRQDSTVGARWHDYLNREGMPGQSVVVEITEGLLLQAESNIDERLLDFRLAGIGISIDDFGTGYSSLAYLKRFDIDYLKIDRSFVQNLSVDANNQVLCEAMVVLAHKLGIQVIAEGVETVEQRDFLRTMGCDFAQGYLYSRPVAPEQFEPLVWPVVAEGAAGEQARSDS; from the coding sequence ATGAATTCGATCTCCGCGACGCTGCGACGCGCTTTCGATTACCTCTGCCAGGATTTGCTTCGACGCGTCGAGATTCGTTATCGGCTGATTGCCGCTTTCATTCTGCTGGCGCTGTTGCCCATTATCATTTCGGGCTGCATTTCCTATGTGAAGTCGGTCGCGGCGATCAAGGAAAACGCGGAGATCTTTTCGAAAGAGGTGGTGCGGCAGGTTTCGAGAAATGTCGAGCTGCGCATGCAGCAGATCGAATCGGAAAGCAATCTTCTCGTGCTTTCGGATCGGGTCCAGGGGGCGCTGGCGAGAGCGGCAAGCGGCAATGCCCGCGAGAAGAGCGAGGCGCGCGAGGACATGACGCGTTTGCTGCTCGAGCACTACGGCTCGGTCGATTTCATCAACCAGAAATATCTGCTCGACCAGAAAGACCAGATGCTGGATACCCAGGCTTTTGCGCAGTTGACGACCGGTGTGACCGCGCTCGTCGGCCTCGCGCAGGAGTCGCAGGAACGCACCTACTGGGGCAGCTACGACGATGGAGTCGGGCAGCAGAACCTGGGGATGGTGCGCGCCATCTACAACAAGAGCGACAACACGAAGATCGGCAGTCTGGTTCTGGTCGTTCGCCCCGAATACTTCTCGACGATCTTCAACGACGTCGCGGCGGGCAGCGGGACGGAGATCTACGTATTCGATGCGAGCGACAACAAGATCATCGTAGTCCCGAATCATGCTGCGTCGCCCAACCCGGGCGCCACGCCCGAGCCTGGCCTGATCGAGGATATCGTCCGCCACCGCATATCGGGCGAGTCCAGCCGCTTCGTCAATTTCGCCGCGCAGCACGGCGGCCATTATCTTGCCGCCTACGCGCGCATTCCAGGCACGAGCTGGTTCGTGGTCAGCACGATCGCCGAACAGAGTCTCACCGCGGAGGCACAGGCCGTACGCAACCAGATCGTGGTGGTCGGTATTTCCGGGTTTCTGCTTTCCATTTTTCTTGCCTGCTTTATTTCGAACAGTATTTCCGCGCCGCTGCAGGACCTGGTGCGCCGCATGCACGACACGGGCGAGGATGCCGGCGCACTCGAGCACGAAGGCGCGCAGGAGGAGGGCTCGGCTGGCGGTCCGGACGAACTGGCCCGGCTGGCGCAGCGCTTCGAGCGCATGCGCGCGGCCATCAGGCAGAAGATTCAGAAGATCAACGAAATCAATGCGTCGCTCGAGCAGACTGTCGTCGACCGAACGGCGGAACTCGTCGCCCGCGAACGGGAGTCGCGCACGCTGATCGAGAACTCGCCCGATACGATCACGCGATACGACCGCGAACTGCGCCGCACGTTCGCCAATCCCGCCTTTTGCACGTCGGCGGGATGCGACCTCGCCAGCGTCCTCGGCAAGCGGCCTTCGGAGCTGCCTGGCGGCCCGAACGCGCTGGTCTACGAACGGAAGATTGCCGATGTCATCGCGACGGGAAAGAGCGCGCAGTTCGAGCTGAGGTGGGCGGGAAAAGATGGGCAGGAGCAATGTACCCACATTCGCATCACGCCCGAGATCGACCGTTCCGGCCATGTCAGTTCGGTGCTCGCGGTGGGGCGCGACCTCTCCGACCGGATGGCGTTCGAGGCCACCATCTGGAAGCAGGCCAATTTCGATGCATTGACGGGTCTGCCGAACCGGCAGCTATTTCACGATCGACTCACCGAGGAGGCCGCGCTCGCGAGCCGTTCGGGAAGGCGCGTGGCCCTGATGCTGATCGACCTCGACCGCTTCAAGGAAGTGAACGACTCGCTGGGCCACGACCGCGGCGACGTGCTGCTGATCGAAGCCGGGCGCCGCATTAGCGCGAGCGTGCGCAATCTGGACACCGTCGCGCGACTGGGCGGCGACGAGTTCACGGTGATCCTGCCCGATCTGGAAAATATGGAAGCGGTCGAGCAGACCGTGCGCAGCATCAATCGCAAGCTGACCGAACCATTCAAGCTCGGCGCGGACGAGGTCTACATATCGGCGAGCATTGGCGTGACCGTATTCCCCGACGACACCGTTGAACTTGACGCGCTGTTCAAGAACGCCGATCAGGCCATGTATGCGGCCAAGAATGCCGGACGCAATCGCTTTAGTTACTTCACGCCCGACATGCAACGGGAGGCGCAAACGCGCTTGCGCCTGACGAGCGACCTGCGTGCCGCGCTTCCTCGCAATCAGCTTCGCCTGGTTTATCAGCCGGTTGTCGACCTCGCAACGGGACAGGTGCGCAAAGCGGAGGCGCTGATACGCTGGCTGCATCCCGAGCGCGGCATGATCAGCCCGCTGGAATTCATTCCACTCGCCGAAGATACCGGGCTGATCATTCCGATCGGCGACTGGGTGTTCAGGGAAGCTGTGCAACAGGCGCGGCTATGGCGTGAGCAATACGATCCGTCGTTCCAGATCAGTGTCAACATGTCGCCGGTGCAAGTCCGCCAGGACAGCACGGTTGGCGCGAGATGGCACGACTATCTCAATCGTGAGGGCATGCCGGGACAAAGCGTGGTGGTGGAAATTACCGAGGGTCTGTTGCTGCAGGCCGAATCGAATATCGACGAGCGCCTGCTGGATTTCCGGCTTGCGGGCATTGGCATCTCGATCGACGACTTCGGTACCGGTTATTCCTCGCTTGCCTATCTCAAGCGCTTCGATATCGATTACCTGAAAATCGATCGCTCGTTTGTCCAGAACCTGAGCGTCGACGCAAACAATCAGGTGCTCTGCGAAGCGATGGTGGTGCTCGCACATAAGCTGGGCATTCAGGTCATCGCCGAAGGGGTGGAAACGGTCGAGCAACGGGATTTTCTCAGGACGATGGGCTGCGATTTCGCGCAGGGCTATTTGTATTCCAGGCCCGTTGCGCCAGAGCAGTTCGAACCTCTGGTCTGGCCGGTGGTGGCTGAAGGGGCAGCTGGCGAGCAGGCGCGAAGCGATAGCTAA
- a CDS encoding ABC transporter substrate-binding protein, with amino-acid sequence MLLLLGCDQQNNAQSSKAAPARTTITALIWAPDWPQEMLQIAAEFDRLNPDVHVNVQFMVGNSVEENIKPRVAAGTLPDLVSINPNAYAAELADQGVLADVRQTDAWSHMLAALKSDWTSRDGKGFGISGGVATTMIYYNRAMFAKAGIDTLPANFDEFLAVCAKLKQAGMIPVMWSGGFPNMLGNGPFASGFANNVVAHEPHWKEKMADGTLNLDTPQVADIFARIALIPERGYAQPSFMTTGYDEGIRLFKEGKVAMAFQGSWAAGLMLNGNDFSVGVFVPPWNARGERVVPVFGSETGFAVCETPNKAAAMRFLEFIAGKGFPILQRKRHNVSPFQQGMGTVVSDVEIVEYTNAVSRYPVTASPYYSSLPSNTIELVHKLMQDVLLRKITPRQAAQRLDLSVKTEAKMHYK; translated from the coding sequence ATGCTGTTGCTTCTGGGTTGCGATCAGCAGAACAACGCCCAGAGCAGCAAGGCCGCGCCGGCACGAACCACCATCACCGCATTGATCTGGGCGCCGGACTGGCCGCAGGAGATGCTGCAGATCGCGGCCGAGTTCGACAGGCTCAATCCCGATGTGCACGTGAACGTCCAGTTCATGGTCGGCAATTCGGTCGAGGAGAACATCAAGCCGCGCGTGGCGGCCGGCACGCTGCCGGACCTCGTCAGTATCAATCCGAACGCCTATGCCGCCGAGCTGGCCGACCAGGGCGTGCTCGCCGATGTTCGCCAGACCGACGCATGGAGCCACATGCTCGCTGCGCTCAAGTCCGACTGGACCAGCCGCGACGGCAAGGGGTTCGGCATTTCGGGCGGCGTGGCGACGACGATGATCTACTACAACCGCGCCATGTTCGCGAAGGCCGGTATCGACACGCTGCCGGCGAATTTCGATGAGTTTCTGGCGGTATGCGCCAAGCTCAAGCAGGCGGGAATGATTCCGGTGATGTGGAGCGGCGGGTTTCCGAACATGCTCGGTAACGGGCCATTCGCATCCGGCTTCGCCAACAATGTGGTCGCGCACGAGCCGCACTGGAAAGAGAAGATGGCGGACGGCACGCTGAACCTGGATACGCCGCAGGTAGCCGATATCTTCGCGAGGATCGCCCTGATTCCAGAGCGCGGTTACGCACAGCCGTCGTTCATGACGACGGGCTACGACGAGGGCATTCGCCTTTTCAAGGAGGGCAAGGTGGCGATGGCGTTTCAGGGCAGCTGGGCCGCCGGTCTCATGCTCAATGGAAACGATTTCTCGGTGGGGGTGTTCGTGCCGCCATGGAACGCACGCGGCGAACGCGTCGTGCCGGTGTTCGGCAGTGAAACGGGCTTTGCCGTTTGCGAAACGCCCAACAAGGCCGCGGCCATGCGCTTTCTGGAATTCATCGCCGGCAAGGGGTTCCCGATTCTCCAGAGGAAACGCCACAACGTTTCGCCGTTCCAGCAAGGCATGGGCACCGTAGTGAGCGACGTGGAGATCGTCGAATACACGAATGCCGTCAGCCGCTATCCGGTCACGGCGAGCCCCTATTATTCGTCGCTTCCTTCCAACACGATTGAGCTCGTGCATAAATTGATGCAGGATGTGCTGCTCAGGAAAATCACGCCCAGGCAGGCTGCGCAGCGCCTGGACCTCTCGGTCAAGACTGAAGCGAAGATGCATTACAAATGA
- a CDS encoding MFS transporter, which produces MNDRSPNLAPAPLEETTLRQWLSVFAVAISAFAFVTSEFLPVGLLTEIARDLGVTPGTAGLMVTTPGVMAAIFAPGLMMFAGRMDRRQVFLLLTTMLLASNIVSALSTNFALMLVGRAMLGAALGGFWTLATAAAGRLVHRSDAARATAIILTGVTCATVIGVPLGTFIAGLASWRMSFFVTGGLVALALIAQALLVPSLPSAAALRLADFASLLRRPFVRLSMLMVALVFGAHFSTYTFISPLLQQDFSMSAITLLLLAFGVIGFFSNALTSAFVATRLKSAVATMTALLLCALSAMILLDHARIGEIAAMLMWGVAFGAIPLCFSVWIQRGTADQAEAGSAMFVSVIQVAIALGSSVGGAIVDRAGIRADLVLGCVLAVFGLVTLQRLAAMERPVRVAALDRECSPSLD; this is translated from the coding sequence ATGAACGACCGTTCTCCCAATCTCGCGCCCGCGCCACTCGAAGAGACGACACTGCGCCAGTGGCTGTCCGTCTTTGCCGTGGCGATCAGCGCATTTGCGTTCGTGACGTCCGAGTTCCTGCCGGTTGGTTTGCTCACCGAGATCGCGCGCGATCTCGGTGTGACGCCGGGCACCGCCGGCCTCATGGTGACCACGCCGGGTGTGATGGCCGCGATCTTCGCGCCGGGCCTGATGATGTTCGCGGGCCGCATGGATCGGCGGCAGGTATTTCTGTTGCTCACAACCATGTTGCTCGCATCGAATATCGTCTCCGCGCTTTCGACGAATTTCGCGCTGATGCTGGTCGGCCGCGCGATGCTCGGCGCGGCGCTCGGCGGCTTCTGGACGTTGGCAACCGCGGCGGCGGGGCGCCTCGTGCACCGGAGCGACGCCGCGCGCGCAACCGCCATCATCCTGACTGGCGTGACCTGCGCAACGGTGATCGGCGTGCCGCTCGGCACCTTTATCGCCGGGCTCGCGTCGTGGCGCATGTCGTTTTTCGTGACGGGCGGCCTCGTCGCGCTCGCGCTGATCGCCCAGGCATTGCTGGTGCCTTCGCTGCCTTCCGCTGCCGCATTGCGTCTTGCCGATTTCGCTTCGCTGCTGCGTCGCCCGTTTGTGCGCCTGAGCATGCTCATGGTCGCACTCGTGTTCGGCGCGCATTTTTCAACGTACACGTTCATTTCACCGCTGCTTCAGCAGGACTTTTCGATGAGCGCGATCACGCTGCTGCTGCTCGCATTCGGTGTGATCGGCTTTTTCTCGAACGCGTTGACTTCGGCCTTCGTCGCCACGCGTTTGAAGTCCGCCGTGGCGACGATGACCGCGCTGCTGTTGTGCGCGCTTTCGGCGATGATCCTGCTCGACCACGCACGTATTGGCGAGATCGCGGCAATGCTGATGTGGGGCGTGGCGTTCGGCGCGATTCCGCTGTGCTTCTCCGTGTGGATCCAGCGCGGCACGGCTGATCAGGCCGAAGCGGGGTCGGCCATGTTCGTGAGCGTGATTCAGGTGGCGATTGCGCTTGGCTCGTCGGTGGGCGGCGCGATCGTGGACCGTGCCGGCATCCGCGCCGATCTCGTGCTCGGCTGCGTGCTCGCGGTGTTCGGCCTCGTGACGTTGCAGCGGCTTGCGGCAATGGAGCGTCCGGTGCGCGTCGCGGCGCTCGACCGCGAATGCAGCCCGTCCCTCGACTGA
- a CDS encoding porin: MKSLALWCTAVSAMVCAQAHAEGGPAGDSVTLYGMVDAGVSYVSNQGGHSVVKFDDGIFTPNLLGIRGREDLGGGLHAVFDLVDQFSMGTGAIVSGQGIFGRNAYVGLDSDQYGRLTMGNQYDFMTDSLFFGHDDAAMEVGGLYNFRAGPFAKIAIPGNPPFAPQFDWDRMAGATVENSVKYQSPKFGGFSFGGLYGFGGIPGAFGRGNTVSAGANYTNGAFGMAAAYTEAKYVEDGEPDVGIRNWGVGAHYDFGKVMATLLVTTVRNTYNGGAIAEGEVGANWLLAPDWAIGADYMYMKGNAYLDNNHAHQITAIVDHFLSKRTVVYAETVYQRTNSGAQALISGVLDPDGTSSGPNQFIARVGVQTRF, from the coding sequence ATGAAGAGCCTCGCACTATGGTGCACGGCGGTTTCGGCTATGGTTTGCGCCCAGGCCCATGCGGAAGGCGGCCCGGCGGGCGACAGCGTGACGCTGTACGGCATGGTCGACGCGGGCGTGTCCTACGTCAGCAACCAGGGCGGCCACTCGGTGGTGAAGTTCGACGACGGCATTTTCACCCCGAACCTGCTCGGTATTCGCGGCCGCGAAGATTTGGGCGGCGGCTTGCACGCCGTGTTCGATCTTGTCGATCAGTTCTCGATGGGCACCGGCGCAATCGTCTCGGGACAGGGGATCTTCGGGCGCAACGCCTACGTTGGCCTCGACAGCGACCAGTACGGCAGGCTGACGATGGGCAACCAGTACGACTTCATGACCGACTCGCTGTTTTTCGGCCACGACGACGCGGCGATGGAAGTCGGCGGCCTCTACAACTTCCGCGCGGGGCCGTTCGCGAAGATCGCGATTCCGGGCAATCCGCCCTTCGCGCCACAATTCGACTGGGACCGCATGGCGGGCGCGACGGTCGAGAACTCGGTCAAATATCAGTCGCCGAAATTCGGCGGATTCAGCTTCGGCGGCTTGTACGGCTTTGGCGGCATTCCGGGCGCATTCGGACGCGGCAATACGGTCAGCGCAGGCGCGAATTACACCAACGGTGCGTTCGGCATGGCGGCGGCCTATACGGAAGCCAAATATGTCGAGGACGGCGAACCCGATGTCGGCATTCGCAATTGGGGCGTGGGTGCGCACTACGACTTCGGCAAGGTCATGGCGACGCTGCTGGTGACCACCGTGCGCAACACCTACAACGGCGGCGCAATTGCCGAGGGCGAAGTGGGCGCGAACTGGCTGCTCGCGCCGGACTGGGCAATTGGCGCCGACTACATGTATATGAAGGGCAACGCATATCTCGACAACAATCACGCCCATCAGATCACGGCTATCGTCGATCACTTCCTGTCAAAGCGTACTGTCGTTTATGCGGAGACGGTGTATCAGCGCACCAACTCGGGGGCTCAGGCGCTGATTAGCGGCGTGCTCGATCCCGACGGCACGTCGAGCGGTCCCAATCAGTTCATCGCACGCGTGGGCGTGCAAACGCGGTTCTGA
- a CDS encoding MFS transporter — protein MTRHAPSHDSHEPHDLKNERRTLILLAIGFGLVGLDRWMIAPLFPHMMKDLNLSYQQLGQLIGILSIAWGVFSILMGRLSDSIGRRKIMIAAMVMFSLLSSFSGFATGFASLLLIRALMGIAEGAFTPTSVASVGEASHPSRRGRNQGLQLSMFALMGLGLAPIIATQLLRVVPSWHWVFAVSAVPGLIVALLIATMLRDAPQVKPAHTKVAHATSGPRWSALFGSRNVVLAMLATLCAMAGIFVIGAMVPNYLVDYLHLDTSQMGFVVSAIGFGGFLGEFGLASLSDVAGRRLTSVVSFAGAAISLYVFARIGANPWMLFAVLFVVSFFALGMLGVLTGPIATEAAPVGLVASAIGITSGAGEIFGGGIAPAIAGYIAQHNGIQFTLQFALGGLICGVFVSMFLIETAPRALARRSSPVALQSD, from the coding sequence GTGACGAGGCATGCCCCATCACACGATTCGCATGAACCACACGATCTGAAAAACGAACGCAGGACGTTGATCCTGCTCGCTATCGGCTTCGGTCTGGTCGGGCTCGACCGCTGGATGATCGCGCCGCTCTTTCCCCACATGATGAAAGACCTCAACCTGAGCTACCAGCAGCTCGGCCAGTTGATCGGCATTCTCAGCATTGCGTGGGGCGTGTTCTCCATTCTCATGGGCCGCCTGTCCGATAGCATCGGCCGCCGCAAGATCATGATCGCCGCGATGGTGATGTTTTCGCTGCTTTCGAGCTTCTCGGGCTTCGCGACCGGCTTCGCGAGCCTGCTGCTCATTCGCGCGCTCATGGGCATCGCGGAAGGCGCATTCACGCCGACGAGCGTGGCTTCGGTGGGGGAGGCCTCGCATCCGTCGCGCCGCGGGCGTAACCAGGGGCTGCAGCTCAGCATGTTCGCGCTGATGGGCCTCGGCCTCGCCCCGATCATCGCGACGCAGCTGCTGCGCGTCGTGCCGTCCTGGCACTGGGTGTTCGCGGTATCCGCCGTGCCGGGCCTCATCGTGGCGCTGCTGATCGCGACGATGTTGCGTGACGCGCCGCAAGTCAAACCGGCCCACACGAAGGTTGCGCACGCAACGAGCGGCCCGCGCTGGAGCGCGCTGTTCGGCAGCCGCAATGTCGTGCTCGCCATGCTGGCCACGCTCTGTGCCATGGCCGGCATTTTCGTGATCGGCGCGATGGTGCCCAACTATCTCGTGGATTACCTGCACCTCGATACCTCGCAGATGGGCTTTGTCGTGTCGGCGATCGGCTTCGGCGGCTTTCTCGGCGAGTTTGGCCTGGCCAGTCTCTCCGACGTCGCCGGGCGGCGGCTGACTTCGGTCGTCTCCTTCGCGGGCGCGGCAATTTCGCTCTATGTGTTCGCCCGCATCGGCGCGAACCCGTGGATGCTCTTTGCGGTGCTGTTCGTGGTGTCGTTCTTCGCGCTCGGCATGCTGGGCGTGCTCACCGGGCCGATCGCGACTGAAGCGGCGCCGGTGGGTCTCGTCGCATCGGCCATTGGCATTACCTCGGGCGCCGGCGAGATTTTTGGCGGCGGCATTGCGCCGGCCATTGCAGGCTATATCGCGCAGCACAACGGTATTCAGTTCACGCTGCAGTTCGCGCTTGGCGGGCTGATCTGCGGCGTCTTCGTTTCGATGTTCCTGATCGAAACCGCACCGCGCGCGCTGGCGCGCCGTTCGAGCCCCGTCGCCCTGCAATCCGACTGA
- a CDS encoding GntR family transcriptional regulator — protein sequence MNGIDDTPASTRAGSAASQTVKAQLGLRELILGGELAPGERISELGVVERLGVSRTPVRAALMRLQEEGLLEPIPSGGYAVRSFSENEIRDSIELRGTLEGLAARLAAERGITHSMFRDLHDCIDEIDELLVGELSEETFSRYVEANGRFHRLLAAASDSEVVARQIEKVATLPFASASAFVVVQSLDPRARETLIVAQAQHRAVLEAIESREGARAEALMREHSHIAHQNLKRVLDNQRAMTRLIGGNLIRRNPR from the coding sequence ATGAACGGCATCGACGACACCCCCGCCAGCACGCGTGCCGGCTCCGCCGCTTCGCAGACCGTCAAAGCCCAACTCGGGCTGCGGGAACTGATACTCGGCGGCGAACTCGCACCCGGCGAGCGCATCTCCGAACTGGGCGTGGTCGAGCGCCTTGGCGTGTCGCGCACGCCGGTGCGCGCGGCGCTCATGCGTCTGCAGGAAGAAGGACTGCTCGAACCGATTCCGAGCGGCGGCTACGCCGTGCGCTCGTTCTCGGAAAACGAAATCCGCGATTCGATCGAACTGCGCGGCACGCTCGAAGGGCTCGCCGCGCGTCTTGCCGCCGAACGCGGCATCACCCATTCGATGTTCCGCGACCTGCACGATTGCATCGACGAGATCGACGAACTGCTCGTGGGCGAACTGAGCGAGGAAACCTTCTCCCGCTATGTCGAAGCGAACGGCCGGTTCCATCGCCTGCTCGCCGCTGCTTCGGATAGCGAAGTGGTTGCGCGGCAAATCGAAAAAGTCGCGACGTTGCCGTTCGCCTCGGCAAGCGCATTCGTGGTCGTGCAGTCGCTCGACCCGCGTGCGCGCGAAACGCTGATCGTGGCGCAGGCCCAGCATCGCGCGGTGCTCGAAGCGATCGAAAGCCGCGAAGGCGCGCGCGCCGAAGCGCTGATGCGTGAGCACTCGCATATTGCGCATCAAAACCTCAAGCGCGTGCTCGACAACCAGCGCGCGATGACCAGGCTGATTGGCGGCAACCTGATTCGCCGTAATCCGCGCTAA
- a CDS encoding aromatic ring-hydroxylating dioxygenase subunit alpha — protein sequence MFLKNAWYVACTPDEINGKPLGRQICGERMVLWRTAEGGVAALEDFCPHRGAPLSLGSVREGHLVCGYHGLTVGASGKCVSMPCQRVGGIPSVRSYPAVERYGFIWVWPGDAGEADPAKIHHLEWADNPAWAYGGGLYHIQCDYRLMVDNLMDLTHETYVHASSIGQPEIEEAPPKTSVNGDVVTTSRFMHNIMPPPFWAAALRGNGLADNVPCDRWQICHFSPPSHVMIEVGVAHAGKGGYDADARDKASSIVVDFITPETETSIWYFWGMARSFAVHDAALTETIRTGQGKIFSEDLDMLESQQRNLLTWPERRILSLNIDAGGVQSRRVLDRLIAAERSANATAA from the coding sequence ATGTTCCTGAAAAACGCGTGGTATGTCGCGTGTACCCCCGATGAAATCAATGGCAAGCCGCTCGGCCGGCAGATCTGCGGCGAGCGCATGGTGCTCTGGCGCACGGCCGAAGGCGGCGTCGCCGCGCTCGAAGACTTTTGCCCGCATCGCGGCGCGCCGCTCTCGCTCGGCAGCGTGCGCGAAGGCCACCTGGTGTGCGGCTATCACGGCCTCACGGTGGGCGCGAGCGGCAAATGCGTGAGCATGCCGTGCCAGCGCGTGGGCGGCATTCCGTCCGTGCGCAGCTATCCTGCGGTCGAACGCTACGGCTTTATCTGGGTATGGCCCGGCGATGCAGGCGAGGCCGACCCCGCGAAGATCCATCACCTCGAATGGGCCGACAATCCCGCGTGGGCCTATGGCGGCGGCCTGTATCACATCCAGTGCGACTACCGCCTGATGGTCGATAACCTCATGGACCTCACGCACGAAACCTACGTGCACGCCTCGAGCATCGGCCAGCCCGAGATCGAGGAAGCGCCGCCCAAGACCTCGGTCAACGGCGACGTGGTGACGACCAGCCGCTTCATGCACAACATCATGCCGCCGCCGTTCTGGGCCGCCGCACTGCGCGGCAATGGCCTCGCCGACAACGTGCCCTGCGACCGCTGGCAAATCTGCCACTTCTCGCCGCCGAGCCACGTGATGATCGAAGTGGGCGTGGCGCATGCGGGCAAGGGCGGATACGACGCCGATGCGCGCGACAAGGCGTCGAGCATCGTCGTCGACTTCATCACGCCGGAAACCGAAACGTCGATCTGGTACTTCTGGGGCATGGCGCGCAGCTTCGCCGTGCACGACGCTGCGCTCACCGAAACGATCCGCACGGGCCAGGGCAAGATCTTCTCCGAAGATCTCGACATGCTCGAATCGCAGCAGCGCAATCTGCTTACGTGGCCCGAGCGCCGCATTCTGAGCCTGAACATCGACGCGGGCGGCGTGCAATCGCGCCGCGTGCTCGACCGGCTGATCGCCGCCGAGCGCAGCGCAAACGCTACGGCTGCCTGA
- a CDS encoding PDR/VanB family oxidoreductase yields MKVTLLRKIPVATDICVFELASTDGAPLPAFEAGAHIDVHVDGFVRQYSLCNRPSEAGAYRIGVLRDAASRGGSVAMHALEAGTILEISTPKNHFALDEQATHTILLAGGIGITPLIAMAEQLREAGRTFELHYCARDPQRAAFRERLAEAGFAEHTRFYFDSEGADARIDLARVLRAPHDGKHAYVCGPAGFIDAVLGAAASAGWPAQNVHREYFGVAQPPANTDADANGAFQVTLASCQRVIDVPAGTSIVEALRAGGIELPVSCEQGVCGTCLTRVISGEPDHRDVYLTDEERAANDQLLPCCSRSRTPMLVLDL; encoded by the coding sequence ATGAAAGTCACCCTTCTGCGCAAGATTCCCGTCGCCACCGACATCTGCGTTTTCGAACTGGCGAGCACCGACGGCGCGCCGCTCCCGGCGTTCGAGGCGGGCGCCCATATCGACGTCCATGTCGACGGCTTCGTGCGCCAGTATTCGCTTTGCAACCGCCCCTCAGAAGCAGGCGCCTACCGCATCGGCGTGCTGCGCGACGCGGCTTCGCGCGGCGGCTCCGTTGCGATGCACGCGCTCGAAGCAGGCACGATCCTCGAAATCAGTACGCCGAAGAATCATTTCGCGCTCGACGAGCAGGCCACGCATACCATCCTGCTCGCGGGCGGCATCGGCATCACGCCGCTCATCGCCATGGCCGAGCAGTTGCGTGAGGCAGGCCGCACATTCGAGCTGCACTACTGCGCCCGCGACCCACAACGCGCCGCGTTTCGCGAGCGTCTGGCCGAAGCGGGCTTCGCTGAGCACACGCGCTTCTACTTCGACAGCGAAGGAGCCGATGCCCGCATCGACCTCGCACGTGTGCTTCGCGCCCCGCACGATGGTAAGCATGCCTACGTATGCGGCCCCGCGGGCTTCATCGACGCCGTGCTTGGCGCGGCGGCCAGCGCGGGCTGGCCCGCGCAGAACGTGCACCGCGAATACTTCGGTGTGGCTCAACCGCCCGCAAACACCGACGCCGACGCCAATGGCGCCTTCCAGGTCACGCTGGCGAGCTGCCAGCGCGTGATCGACGTTCCGGCCGGGACGTCGATCGTCGAAGCGCTGCGTGCGGGCGGCATCGAGCTGCCGGTCTCATGCGAGCAAGGCGTCTGCGGCACCTGCCTCACGCGCGTGATTTCCGGCGAGCCGGACCATCGCGATGTCTATCTGACCGACGAAGAGCGCGCCGCAAACGACCAACTGCTGCCGTGCTGCTCGCGCTCGCGCACGCCTATGCTCGTGCTCGATCTTTGA